The following coding sequences are from one Vicugna pacos chromosome 11, VicPac4, whole genome shotgun sequence window:
- the AIFM2 gene encoding ferroptosis suppressor protein 1 produces the protein MGSQVSMDKGAVHVVIVGGGFGGIAAASQLQALNIPFLLVDMKDSFHHNVAALRASVESGFAKKTFISYSVTFKENFRQGLVVGIDLKNQTVLLEDGEALRFSHLILATGSTGLFPGKFNQVSSQQVAIQAYEDMVTQVQRSQSIVVVGGGSAGVEMAAEIKTEYPEKEVTLIHSQMALADKELLPCVRQEAKEILLRKGVQLLLSERVSNLEELPLNEYRECIKVQTDKGTEVAANLVIVCNGIKINSSAYRSAFDDGLASNGALKVNEYLQVEGCSHVYAIGDCADVKEPKMAYHAGLHANVAVANIINSMKQRPLKAYRPGALTFLLAMGRNDGVGQISGFYVGRLMVRLAKSRDLFISSSWKTMRQSPP, from the exons ATGGGGTCCCAGGTCTCGATGGACAAGGGAGCTGTGCACGTGGTGATCGTGGGCGGGGGCTTTGGCGGGATTGCGGCCGCCAGCCAGCTGCAGGCGCTGAACATCCCCTTCCTGCTTGTGGACATGAAGGACTCCTTCCACCACAATGTAGCAGCCCTCCGGGCCTCCGTGGAGAGTG GATTTGCCAAAAAGACATTCATTTCCTACTCGGTGACCTTCAAGGAAAACTTCCGGCAGGGCTTGGTGGTCGGGATAGACCTGAAGAATCAGACTGTGCTGCTGGAGGATGGCGAG GCCCTGCGCTTCTCACATCTCATCCTGGCCACGGGCAGCACCGGGCTCTTCCCGGGCAAGTTTAACCAGGTTTCCAGCCAGCAGGTCGCCATCCAGGCCTATGAGGACATGGTGACACAG GTCCAGCGCTCACAGTCCATTGTGGTGGTAGGAGGAGGCTCTGCAGGAGTGGAGATGGCAGCAGAGATTAAAACAGAATACCCTGAGAAAGAG GTCACTCTCATTCACTCGCAAATGGCCCTCGCTGACAAGGAGCTCCTTCCCTGTGTCCGGCAGGAAGCCAAGGAGATCCTGCTCCGGAAAGGCGTGCAGCTGCTGCTGA GTGAGCGGGTGAGCAACCTGGAGGAGCTGCCTCTCAATGAGTATCGAGAGTGCATCAAGGTGCAGACGGACAAAGGCACGGAGGTGGCCGCCAACCTGGTGATCGTCTGCAATGGTATCAAGATCAACAGTTCGGCCTACCGCAGCGCGTTTG ATGACGGTCTGGCCAGTAATGGTGCCCTGAAAGTGAACGAGTATCTCCAGGTGGAGGGCTGCAGCCATGTCTACGCCATCGGTGACTGCGCTGATGTGAAGGAGCCCAAGATGGCCTATCATGCCGGCCTTCATGCCAATGTCGCCGTGGCCAACATCATCAACTCCATGAAGCAGAGGCCTCTCAAAGCCTACAGGCCAG GTGCACTAACGTTCCTCCTGGCCATGGGGAGAAATGACGGTGTGGGCCAGATCAGTGGCTTCTACGTGGGGCGGCTCATGGTGCGGCTGGCCAAGAGCCGGGACCTGTTCATCTCCTCAAGCTGGAAAACCATGCGGCAGTCTCCACCCTGA